Proteins from a single region of Oncorhynchus nerka isolate Pitt River linkage group LG18, Oner_Uvic_2.0, whole genome shotgun sequence:
- the sh3gl2a gene encoding SH3 domain containing GRB2 like 2a, endophilin A1 isoform X3, with protein sequence MSVAGFKKQFHKATQRVSEKVGGAEGTKHDDDFTEMEKKVDTTSRAVMDIMTKTTEYLQPNPASRAKMTMINSMSKMRGQEKGLGYIQTETVLGESMQKFGRELGEESNFGLALIDAGESMRELGEVKDALDMEVKQNFLDPLQTLHDKDLKEIAHHLKKLEGRRLDFDYKKKRQGKVTDDEIKQALEKFDDTKEIAELSMFNLLESDIEQVSQLAALVQAQVEYHRQCAEILTQLQSKMEDRIRDSSNKPKKEFIPKPRQSLDLSSENHNGAIQGSRSPATRSPARSPARSPARSPAPLDQPSCRALYDFDPENEGELGFKEGDIITLTNKIDDNWYEGMIHGSSGFFPVNYVDILVPLP encoded by the exons AGGGTGAGTGAGAAGGTTGGGGGAGCAGAGGGGACTAAACATGATGATGACTTCACTGAAATGGAGAAG AAGGTGGACACCACCAGTAGGGCGGTGATGGACATTATGACCAAGACCACTGAGTATCTGCAGCCCAACCCAG CCTCCAGAGCCAAGATGACCATGATCAACTCCATGTCTAAGATGCGTGGCCAGGAGAAGGGTCTGGGCTACATCCAGACCGAGACCGTCCTGGGAGAGTCCATGCAGAAGTTTGGCAGGGAGCTCGGGGAAGAGTCCAACTTTG gccTGGCTCTGATCGATGCTGGGGAGTCCATGCGTGAGCTGGGGGAGGTGAAGGACGCTCTCGACATGGAGGTCAAGCAGAACTTCCTGGACCCGCTGCAGACCCTCCACGACAAAGACCTCAAGGAGATTGCG CATCACCTGAAGAAACTGGAAGGCCGCCGTCTGGACTTCGACTACAAGAAGAAGCGTCAGGGCAAGGTGACGGACGACGAGATCAAACAGGCTCTGGAGAAGTTTGACGATACCAAGGAGATCGCTGAGCTCAGCATGTTCAACCTGTTGGAGAGTGAT attgaacaggtGAGCCAGCTAGCCGCGCTGGTCCAAGCCCAGGTGGAGTACCATCGTCAGTGTGCTGAGATCCTCACCCAGCTGCAGTCCAAGATGGAGGACCG GATAAGGGATTCCTCCAACAAGCCCAAGAAAGAATTCATACCTAAGCCGCGTCAGTCCTTGGACCTCTCTAGTGAAAACCACAATGGAGCCATCCAAGGATCCAGGTCCCCAG CAACAAGGTCTCCAG CAAGGTCTCCAG CAAGGTCTCCAG CAAGGTCTCCAG cTCCCCTAGACCAGCCATCCTGCAGGGCGCTGTATGACTTTGACCCCGAGAACGAGGGCGAGCTGGGCTTCAAGGAGGGGGACATCATCACTCTCACCAACAAGATCGACGACAACTGGTACGAGGGCATGATCCACGGCAGCTCTGGATTCTTCCCCGTCAACTACGTGGATATCCTGGTGCCCCTGCCCTAA
- the sh3gl2a gene encoding SH3 domain containing GRB2 like 2a, endophilin A1 isoform X2, translating to MSVAGFKKQFHKATQRVSEKVGGAEGTKHDDDFTEMEKKVDTTSRAVMDIMTKTTEYLQPNPASRAKMTMINSMSKMRGQEKGLGYIQTETVLGESMQKFGRELGEESNFGLALIDAGESMRELGEVKDALDMEVKQNFLDPLQTLHDKDLKEIAHHLKKLEGRRLDFDYKKKRQGKVTDDEIKQALEKFDDTKEIAELSMFNLLESDIEQVSQLAALVQAQVEYHRQCAEILTQLQSKMEDRIRDSSNKPKKEFIPKPRQSLDLSSENHNGAIQGSRSPAPLDQPSCRALYDFDPENEGELGFKEGDIITLTNKIDDNWYEGMIHGSSGFFPVNYVDILVPLP from the exons AGGGTGAGTGAGAAGGTTGGGGGAGCAGAGGGGACTAAACATGATGATGACTTCACTGAAATGGAGAAG AAGGTGGACACCACCAGTAGGGCGGTGATGGACATTATGACCAAGACCACTGAGTATCTGCAGCCCAACCCAG CCTCCAGAGCCAAGATGACCATGATCAACTCCATGTCTAAGATGCGTGGCCAGGAGAAGGGTCTGGGCTACATCCAGACCGAGACCGTCCTGGGAGAGTCCATGCAGAAGTTTGGCAGGGAGCTCGGGGAAGAGTCCAACTTTG gccTGGCTCTGATCGATGCTGGGGAGTCCATGCGTGAGCTGGGGGAGGTGAAGGACGCTCTCGACATGGAGGTCAAGCAGAACTTCCTGGACCCGCTGCAGACCCTCCACGACAAAGACCTCAAGGAGATTGCG CATCACCTGAAGAAACTGGAAGGCCGCCGTCTGGACTTCGACTACAAGAAGAAGCGTCAGGGCAAGGTGACGGACGACGAGATCAAACAGGCTCTGGAGAAGTTTGACGATACCAAGGAGATCGCTGAGCTCAGCATGTTCAACCTGTTGGAGAGTGAT attgaacaggtGAGCCAGCTAGCCGCGCTGGTCCAAGCCCAGGTGGAGTACCATCGTCAGTGTGCTGAGATCCTCACCCAGCTGCAGTCCAAGATGGAGGACCG GATAAGGGATTCCTCCAACAAGCCCAAGAAAGAATTCATACCTAAGCCGCGTCAGTCCTTGGACCTCTCTAGTGAAAACCACAATGGAGCCATCCAAGGATCCAGGTCCCCAG cTCCCCTAGACCAGCCATCCTGCAGGGCGCTGTATGACTTTGACCCCGAGAACGAGGGCGAGCTGGGCTTCAAGGAGGGGGACATCATCACTCTCACCAACAAGATCGACGACAACTGGTACGAGGGCATGATCCACGGCAGCTCTGGATTCTTCCCCGTCAACTACGTGGATATCCTGGTGCCCCTGCCCTAA
- the sh3gl2a gene encoding SH3 domain containing GRB2 like 2a, endophilin A1 isoform X1: MSVAGFKKQFHKATQRVSEKVGGAEGTKHDDDFTEMEKKVDTTSRAVMDIMTKTTEYLQPNPASRAKMTMINSMSKMRGQEKGLGYIQTETVLGESMQKFGRELGEESNFGLALIDAGESMRELGEVKDALDMEVKQNFLDPLQTLHDKDLKEIAHHLKKLEGRRLDFDYKKKRQGKVTDDEIKQALEKFDDTKEIAELSMFNLLESDQIEQVSQLAALVQAQVEYHRQCAEILTQLQSKMEDRIRDSSNKPKKEFIPKPRQSLDLSSENHNGAIQGSRSPAPLDQPSCRALYDFDPENEGELGFKEGDIITLTNKIDDNWYEGMIHGSSGFFPVNYVDILVPLP; this comes from the exons AGGGTGAGTGAGAAGGTTGGGGGAGCAGAGGGGACTAAACATGATGATGACTTCACTGAAATGGAGAAG AAGGTGGACACCACCAGTAGGGCGGTGATGGACATTATGACCAAGACCACTGAGTATCTGCAGCCCAACCCAG CCTCCAGAGCCAAGATGACCATGATCAACTCCATGTCTAAGATGCGTGGCCAGGAGAAGGGTCTGGGCTACATCCAGACCGAGACCGTCCTGGGAGAGTCCATGCAGAAGTTTGGCAGGGAGCTCGGGGAAGAGTCCAACTTTG gccTGGCTCTGATCGATGCTGGGGAGTCCATGCGTGAGCTGGGGGAGGTGAAGGACGCTCTCGACATGGAGGTCAAGCAGAACTTCCTGGACCCGCTGCAGACCCTCCACGACAAAGACCTCAAGGAGATTGCG CATCACCTGAAGAAACTGGAAGGCCGCCGTCTGGACTTCGACTACAAGAAGAAGCGTCAGGGCAAGGTGACGGACGACGAGATCAAACAGGCTCTGGAGAAGTTTGACGATACCAAGGAGATCGCTGAGCTCAGCATGTTCAACCTGTTGGAGAGTGAT cagattgaacaggtGAGCCAGCTAGCCGCGCTGGTCCAAGCCCAGGTGGAGTACCATCGTCAGTGTGCTGAGATCCTCACCCAGCTGCAGTCCAAGATGGAGGACCG GATAAGGGATTCCTCCAACAAGCCCAAGAAAGAATTCATACCTAAGCCGCGTCAGTCCTTGGACCTCTCTAGTGAAAACCACAATGGAGCCATCCAAGGATCCAGGTCCCCAG cTCCCCTAGACCAGCCATCCTGCAGGGCGCTGTATGACTTTGACCCCGAGAACGAGGGCGAGCTGGGCTTCAAGGAGGGGGACATCATCACTCTCACCAACAAGATCGACGACAACTGGTACGAGGGCATGATCCACGGCAGCTCTGGATTCTTCCCCGTCAACTACGTGGATATCCTGGTGCCCCTGCCCTAA